The DNA window TCATTGAAGATTTTCTTAATGCTTGTGTGTGAAAGCGGTCCGGAAAGTGGAGGTCTTCAAGGTAATTATTCAAAACCTTAATTACTGATAAGGGGACCCCCAGTATTCAGGGTCGAAACTGTTAGCGTGGACCTTAGGCAAGTCGTGCTTGAGGGTCAGTGGTTTGGTTGACCACCGACACCATTTGTTGATGACAAATGAATGTTAGTATGTAGTGTAATCAGAAGTAAATGTTGTTTCTATATTTAAAAATGAGTTAAGAATATTTCGGTTACGAGAAGCTTGGAAATAGTAATCTTTAATAACGACATGGTTTTTTCTCCATTTAAAAATGAATCAAGGTTATTTCAATCATGAGAAGTTTgccaaaggtttttttttttttttttttttttttggtaaagatgtCTAACGGTTTCTGTTTTTGGTAAATATCGCTAACGGTTTGATACTATCATAAATTGAATGTGAATTAGGCACGATATAGTTAACATTTAATTTAACGAATTTATGAGTAGGTTCCATATCCCCTGACACATTTGTTGTAAGAAACTTAGTTGCATTTATCCATTCCCATTTAATAGTAAGAAATATATCTTTCTTGGTCCGCTATCCCTCACTATATTTGTTATTTAAGGTTACAAACAAATCCCAATTTTATTAATCAATTGATAAAGGTGTTTTCATATCATTGGGAAACATTCATCACCTTATATCAAACAAAGCATAAGATacaatataagcatattcatatttagtatatatttaaaaaaatatatttaaacataaatcaacgtaAAAAGAACTCATGAAGTGTCAAAAAGCTGATATTATATTAGGTATGCAAATGAAAGGCCACAAATAGATGAAAAGTTGTCCGAGGTAGTTAAAAATTTTGTTATATGAATCAAGTAATATAGTagtattcatttttttcttttttaaacataaaaaatagGTTATGTTTGGATTAAGCATTTTTTCAAACACATAGACATGAGAAGAAGCTGCTGCTTTGTACTCATAAATGTTATAAATTGATTCTTTACAAGGATTTAAGTATTGGGTATTGTATCAAAGTagtgattttaagagacataTCTTGTAATATCAGAGAAACGCAAGATATACTAAAAATACGCATGAAAATGGTCAAGATATGTATGGATATGTTTATTATACATATAAAATAtagttttgaagcataaaaaatcTATTTTGCAATATGCAAATATATATCATTTTGATGCAAGGTTTTGAGTCATTTTTGCCTAATCTAGTGATGCAtaaacccaaacaaaaaaaaaagaagataggaTACTCAATGGAATATAAGCACTTTTTGCCACAAAGGAGTATTACAAGACACTTCAActttgtaattaaaaaaaaaaatagtaattatAAATGTTACGTACAGATTCTTTGAGATCATGTTGACCTATGCTCAAATTGCATCAATAATTCTGTTGTTGAACATTCTCTTAATGCTTGTGTATGAAAAATGAATGTTAGTGCATAGTGTTTAATCAAAAGTTAATGTTGTTTCTATATTTAAAAACGAGTTAAGATTATTTCGGTTACGAGAAGCTCGGAAATAGTAATCTTAATAATGACATGGTTGTTTCTTCATTTAAAAATGAATCAAGGCTATTTCAATCATGAGAATTTCGCTAacggtttatttatttatttatttttggtaaagaccgctaactgttttttttttttttttttggtaNNNNNNNNNNNNNNNNNNNNNNNNNNNNNNNNNNNNNNNNNNNNNNNNNNNNNNNNNNNNNNNNNNNNNNNNNNNNNNNNNNNNNNNNNNNNNNNNNNNNNNNNNNNNNNNNNNNNNNNNNNNNNNNNNNNNNNNNNNNNNNNNNNNNNNNNNNNNNNNNNNNNNNNNNNNNNNNNNNNNNNNNNNNNNNNNNCTTGGTCCACTATTTGAACCCTCACTATATTTGTTGTATTTAAGGTTGCAAACAGATCCTATTTTTATTAACCAATTGAGAAAGGTTTTTTCATATCATTGTGAAACATTCATCACCTTGAGCAGAACTATCTTAAAGTTATCCATCAAATTTTATGTATCATTTACGTGTCTTCTCCATATTTTTGCTTCTTGCTACCCTTTCAGCCCTTTCAATGTTCATCTTCCCACATGAGGATGATCAGCACTCTCATTCATGAAGTGAACCGAGTTTCTCATGGGAAGAAGCATGTGAGGGAGAAAGACCATTATTCGTCTCTTCAAAGAGAGCCTAGGTAGAACCTCCTCATCAACAGACGTGTTCCAAATAACTATTCATTTAATGAAAAACCTGCCCTAGTTAGCAGTGAGGGATCTCCTTGTTGGAACCCACTTTCTTTTCCCAGTTATCAACTTCACTAAAGCTGACAACCTATTAGTAACCCCCTCCATGAGCTCTGTCACTTTCAGTTACAAACTACAGTATGTCTACGTGCAGTGTGCAGTTTGACATTATTCAAGCTAGAAGatgaaggtggtggtggtggtgggcaTGAATCACCTGAGATGGATGAACCAGCTTACACATACACTAGACTGGCTTAATGTATTCTATTGTGCCATGTGAACCCTAAAAGAgcctttgtgtgtgtgtgtatgtgccATAACCCTAAAAGAGCATCTCTTTCACAAATGCCTTGTAAACCCTAAAAGAGCCCCTCTTTCAGAAGTGTCATGTAAACCCTAAAAGAGCCTCTCTCTTTCACAAGTGCCATGGAAACCCTAAATGAGCCTCTCTATCTCCAATCTATGTGCCATGTAAACCCTATaagagcctctctctctctctctctctctctctctcagatctGCTTATATTACGGGCAGACGAAGTGCATTTCAGATTCTTCTATGCCAGATCTCCCATACATGCATCATATTATATAATGGAAAATAGGCTCATAGTAATAGGTATAATCAGAAGATTTAAAGATCAGAAAATTGGATTGAAAGTATCCTTAGATTCATATAAATCTGAAGCATAGAACTACATTTAAAACAAACAACGATAACACTAAGGAAGCATCTGCAACTACAAAGAGAAATGGTAAAAACATGAGTCATCAACATAAATCCCGAATCTACTACCTAAATTATTAGCGAAGAGATAGTCTGATTGTCTCACTTTAGTTCTTTTTTGGAACATAAACACGGGCCCTTAAATGTTTTCCTCGCAGCGTAAACTTCGCGGTTGGTTGGCCATTTAGGACCAGAGGTATGATATGAGGAGAAGTAAAAACGATCCTTCCATACTGTGGAGCCACCCCTGGATCTGTGCGCTCTATTAACACATCCTCCACAACTTGCCCCCATCTTCTGCTTAGTAACAAGttagtgagagaaagagaacccTAAAAAATGAATTATAGTATAAACATAGAGATTAAAAGAAGAACTTACGACGTAAAAAACTCGATTATCTCATCCCTCCTCAAGGGATAACCCCTAGAGAATGTCAAAAACATGGATCTTTGATCCTGAGGCAATGGTTCCACTTGTGGAGATGATCTTGCAGACTGTTCATTCAATGTCATATGCTCCATTGCTTGAACAGCTGCAACCTCATGAGGAACTGATGATATCCACATCATTGATGAAGATGTACCAATATTTGGACTAGTATGATCATTTAAAAAACCAGCCCTACCTAGTACTGCTCCTTGAGCACTTGAGCCTTCACCAAAAGGTCTTGGAATAGGCCTTATGGCTGATTCATCAAGTTCTACTGCACCATCATCCCGAAAGATGATATCACAGACAGTCACAAGTACATGTGACACACCCTCTCGCACGAAATCTCGATTATAATAAAAGAACCTTGCATTGATCAATTCCTTCAGAATTGTGGAAAGGATTGGCGTGTCGTGTGCACTAGTTGGTTCTGAAGCGAAATCTCGAATAAAGTTAAGACACATCGCTGTTTCATCAAATACAGCATTAAGGATCTGGTCACCACTTGAAAAGAGAGTCCTAATTAGGTCATAGTGGCCAATTTCTTCTAGCCATAACCAAACTGCTATGACCACCTTGACTAATCTAGGACTCTTTTCCATGTTGCGAACCAATCGATTGAACAGCTTCCTCtccatcatatagaagagcaaAGTATCAACCATACCACCTATAGAAGACATGGTAttgaaatcaaagataaaaaaaaaaaaaaaaaaatgtatgtggGTGTACAAGGATGTAGGTAAGTAGTGAAAGTAGGTGGAAGAATGAGGAAGGTGGTGGGATTTTATAGTTGCTTCTCAAtgaatttagagagagagagagagagagagagagagagagagagattgtgatTACAGATAGATGTCGACTATTGTACAAGAATAGAATAGTAGTAATCACTAATTAATATGGCagaataattatttaaattcgcGGAGGGGAGTTTCATTTAGGGATTGGCTATAGGCTGTTGCTTGTAAACGTTTTGCAGTTACTGACTCATTTTGCTTCCTTGAACATGCAGGAACTCCTTTCCCAAGCGTTACCAAAGGAGACCAG is part of the Macadamia integrifolia cultivar HAES 741 chromosome 9, SCU_Mint_v3, whole genome shotgun sequence genome and encodes:
- the LOC122088088 gene encoding uncharacterized protein LOC122088088 gives rise to the protein MSSIGGMVDTLLFYMMERKLFNRLVRNMEKSPRLVKVVIAVWLWLEEIGHYDLIRTLFSSGDQILNAVFDETAMCLNFIRDFASEPTSAHDTPILSTILKELINARFFYYNRDFVREGVSHVLVTVCDIIFRDDGAVELDESAIRPIPRPFGEGSSAQGAVLGRAGFLNDHTSPNIGTSSSMMWISSVPHEVAAVQAMEHMTLNEQSARSSPQVEPLPQDQRSMFLTFSRGYPLRRDEIIEFFTSRWGQVVEDVLIERTDPGVAPQYGRIVFTSPHIIPLVLNGQPTAKFTLRGKHLRARVYVPKKN